A region from the Streptosporangium sp. NBC_01756 genome encodes:
- a CDS encoding RidA family protein, with amino-acid sequence MAPDAINPASLPAPSGYSHGTLAGNTLYLGGQTALDATMQIVPGGIVEQFRQAFGNVLATLTAAGGVPADLVSITIYLTDIPDYQAHGKEIGRVWRELAGPVYPAMAGIGCTALWQPEAMIEILGVAVIPDERIKRPAA; translated from the coding sequence GTGGCCCCCGACGCCATCAACCCCGCTTCTCTGCCGGCGCCGAGCGGTTACTCCCACGGCACGCTGGCAGGCAACACGCTGTACCTGGGCGGCCAGACCGCGCTGGACGCCACCATGCAGATCGTTCCCGGCGGGATCGTGGAGCAGTTTCGACAGGCGTTCGGCAACGTGCTGGCCACGCTCACCGCGGCAGGCGGCGTGCCTGCGGACCTGGTCAGCATCACGATCTACCTGACCGACATCCCGGACTACCAGGCACACGGCAAGGAGATCGGCCGAGTCTGGCGCGAGCTGGCCGGTCCGGTCTATCCGGCGATGGCGGGGATCGGCTGCACAGCGCTCTGGCAGCCCGAGGCCATGATCGAGATCCTCGGTGTCGCGGTGATTCCCGACGAGCGGATCAAGCGCCCGGCGGCCTGA
- a CDS encoding helix-turn-helix domain-containing protein, translating into MASSVPPLRTAIDRTDPKPSPAREPLWRHALGERLRGLRHERGEKLSETARRAGVSPQYLSEMERGVKEPSSEMIAAVAGALDVTLVDLTLGVAESLRSAQSSTSRGATCSAAYALAA; encoded by the coding sequence ATGGCCTCCTCTGTCCCGCCGCTGCGCACGGCGATCGATCGGACCGACCCTAAGCCGTCTCCGGCTCGCGAGCCGCTGTGGCGGCACGCGCTCGGTGAGCGTCTCAGAGGTCTTCGTCACGAGCGGGGCGAGAAGTTGAGCGAGACGGCGCGTCGTGCCGGCGTCTCGCCGCAGTATCTCTCCGAGATGGAACGAGGCGTCAAAGAGCCATCGAGCGAAATGATCGCTGCGGTCGCCGGCGCGCTGGATGTCACCCTGGTCGATCTAACCCTTGGCGTTGCCGAGAGCCTGCGGTCTGCTCAGAGCAGCACGTCGAGAGGTGCCACCTGCTCGGCGGCGTATGCCCTGGCCGCATAG
- a CDS encoding acyl-CoA thioesterase, producing MTTGTPTTAQTPPTSAVFSAAVTLTEAEAEHFDLAFTAVTQPCPWPKAYGGDLVAAAAAAAMRSVTDGKTLHSMHSYFMRPADIGAAVRYEVELLRDGRGYSTRQVRGYQNGKPVYVCLAGFAAGEPGGTFAAEFPAGVPGPGELPGAADYLGSRSGGTMTGESKAYWSAGRSFDMRHVPGPVYLTVDGEQVPHQAVWVKPFDALRSVEALTDEQRDLAALAYVCDYTILEPVLRVLGLPWAEPGLVTASLDHAMWFHRPPASGTVDDWLLYVQDAAAADGGRGLGIGRFFTRDGRHLATVVQEGMIRTVERNPS from the coding sequence ATGACCACCGGGACGCCGACGACCGCACAGACGCCGCCGACCTCGGCGGTGTTCTCCGCCGCGGTCACCCTCACCGAGGCCGAGGCCGAGCACTTCGATCTCGCGTTCACGGCCGTCACCCAGCCGTGCCCGTGGCCCAAGGCGTACGGCGGCGACCTGGTCGCCGCGGCCGCGGCCGCGGCGATGCGGTCGGTGACCGACGGCAAGACGCTGCATTCGATGCACAGCTACTTCATGCGCCCTGCCGACATCGGCGCAGCCGTGCGGTATGAGGTCGAGTTGCTGCGCGACGGCCGGGGCTACAGCACCCGCCAGGTCCGCGGCTACCAGAACGGTAAGCCGGTCTACGTGTGCCTGGCCGGCTTCGCCGCAGGCGAGCCCGGCGGGACCTTCGCCGCGGAGTTCCCCGCCGGCGTCCCCGGTCCCGGGGAACTGCCCGGCGCCGCGGACTACCTCGGAAGCCGCAGCGGCGGAACCATGACCGGGGAGTCCAAGGCCTACTGGTCCGCCGGCCGCAGCTTCGACATGCGTCATGTCCCCGGCCCTGTCTACCTGACCGTCGACGGCGAGCAGGTCCCGCACCAGGCCGTCTGGGTCAAGCCGTTCGACGCCCTGCGCAGTGTCGAGGCGCTCACCGACGAGCAGCGTGACCTCGCCGCGCTCGCCTACGTCTGTGACTACACCATCCTGGAGCCCGTCCTGCGCGTGCTCGGGCTGCCCTGGGCCGAGCCCGGGCTCGTCACCGCCAGCCTCGACCACGCGATGTGGTTCCACCGCCCCCCGGCATCCGGGACGGTCGACGACTGGCTCCTCTACGTCCAGGACGCGGCGGCGGCGGACGGCGGCCGCGGCCTCGGCATCGGCCGCTTCTTCACCCGCGATGGCCGCCATCTGGCCACCGTCGTGCAGGAAGGCATGATCCGCACCGTGGAGAGGAATCCGTCATGA
- a CDS encoding oxidoreductase, with translation MTIETFSLGGDLTINRLGFGAMRLAMGTFDGPPRAPENGITVLRRAVELGVNHIDTAGFYDRGEVRANELIRTALAPYRDDLVIATKVGPLRGPNGAPSEQATPDQLRGLVEADLRSLGLDRLDLVYLRVGGMTGPGGESIAERFAVLAELRSEGLIRHLGVSNVDAAQFAEARAIAPVAAVQNRHTGDMGLLAECAEAGIAYVPYFPLGGGGAPLDAERLGKIAARLGATTAQVAIAALLATSPSVLAIPGTGSLDHLEENLAANDLSLSDEDLSDLRG, from the coding sequence ATGACGATCGAGACTTTCTCCCTCGGCGGAGACCTGACCATCAACCGGCTCGGCTTCGGCGCAATGCGCCTGGCGATGGGCACCTTCGATGGTCCGCCGCGCGCCCCGGAGAACGGCATCACGGTGCTCCGGCGCGCCGTGGAGCTGGGCGTGAACCACATCGACACGGCCGGCTTCTACGACAGGGGTGAGGTCCGGGCCAACGAGCTGATCCGTACCGCGTTGGCCCCCTACCGTGACGACCTGGTGATCGCGACGAAGGTCGGGCCGCTGCGCGGGCCCAATGGTGCGCCGAGCGAGCAGGCGACGCCTGATCAGCTGCGCGGCCTGGTCGAGGCGGATCTGCGCTCCCTCGGGCTGGACCGGCTCGACCTGGTCTATCTGCGGGTCGGCGGGATGACCGGGCCAGGTGGCGAGTCGATCGCCGAACGGTTCGCGGTGCTGGCCGAGCTTCGGTCGGAAGGGCTGATCCGGCATCTGGGCGTCAGCAACGTCGACGCCGCCCAGTTCGCCGAGGCCCGGGCGATCGCACCCGTCGCGGCGGTGCAGAACCGGCACACCGGTGACATGGGACTGCTCGCGGAATGCGCGGAAGCGGGTATCGCGTACGTGCCGTACTTCCCGCTCGGCGGTGGCGGTGCCCCGCTCGACGCCGAACGGCTCGGCAAGATCGCAGCACGCCTGGGCGCGACCACGGCGCAGGTCGCGATCGCCGCGCTCCTGGCGACGTCGCCGTCGGTGCTGGCGATTCCGGGCACCGGTTCTCTCGATCACCTGGAGGAGAACCTCGCGGCGAACGATCTCAGTCTCAGTGACGAGGACCTGTCTGACCTGCGAGGCTAA
- a CDS encoding DNA-binding response regulator, translating to MHGDAELIARAGHLFESAYTEFLCAARDLKTWSQPEARAAILNRMRAADSPGFTSRKLLSPVALVDEETRAHLRLVRSKGALVRISASPLPHETILIDRRVMILAGRGTPNGREYTVTTSQILVDGVHSLFQAIWDNSVDLNTYLHSDVPHLDADGRVILEALGSGLTDSSAAKRLGVSLRTYRRRVAELMAKLEADSRFQAGLRAGELGLPR from the coding sequence GTGCACGGTGACGCGGAGTTGATCGCGCGTGCCGGTCACCTCTTCGAGTCCGCGTACACCGAGTTCCTGTGCGCCGCCCGGGACCTCAAGACCTGGTCGCAGCCGGAGGCCAGGGCCGCGATCCTGAACCGGATGCGTGCTGCGGATTCTCCGGGCTTCACCTCTCGCAAGCTGCTCAGCCCGGTAGCGCTCGTCGACGAGGAGACCCGCGCGCACCTGCGGCTGGTGCGGAGTAAGGGGGCTCTCGTTCGGATCAGCGCTTCGCCGCTGCCGCACGAGACCATCCTCATCGACCGGCGGGTGATGATCCTTGCCGGCCGGGGGACGCCCAACGGCCGCGAGTACACCGTGACGACGTCGCAGATCCTGGTCGACGGCGTCCACTCGCTGTTCCAGGCGATCTGGGACAACTCTGTTGATCTCAACACCTATCTACACAGCGACGTCCCGCACCTCGATGCCGACGGCCGCGTGATCCTCGAAGCCCTCGGCTCGGGACTCACCGACTCATCGGCGGCCAAACGGCTCGGCGTCTCGCTGCGCACCTACCGGCGGCGCGTGGCCGAGCTGATGGCCAAGCTCGAGGCCGACTCCCGTTTCCAGGCCGGGCTGCGTGCGGGCGAGCTGGGGCTACCCCGCTGA
- a CDS encoding DUF5997 family protein, whose product MTSPKPKNIQTMKPATAAKKLGVPLSATPAEFQASVVSRDELNELQSTPPAWLADLRRNGPHTKQVIAAKLRVSIAGLLRGGITGPLTTAEIDALKAENPEWLERERSLYAEARKEALRLKQR is encoded by the coding sequence ATGACCTCGCCCAAACCGAAGAACATCCAGACGATGAAGCCCGCGACCGCGGCCAAGAAGCTGGGTGTCCCCCTCTCGGCCACTCCCGCCGAGTTCCAGGCGAGTGTCGTCTCCAGGGACGAGCTGAACGAGTTGCAGTCGACGCCACCTGCCTGGCTCGCTGACCTGCGCCGCAACGGCCCGCACACCAAGCAGGTCATCGCCGCGAAGCTCAGGGTCTCCATTGCCGGCCTGCTCAGAGGTGGGATCACCGGACCGCTCACCACCGCTGAGATTGATGCGCTGAAAGCGGAGAACCCGGAGTGGCTGGAGCGCGAGCGGTCCCTCTACGCCGAGGCCCGTAAAGAAGCACTCCGCCTCAAGCAACGCTAG
- a CDS encoding ClpP family protease has protein sequence MSEESKIPLFDTRVRRQLYEGRVLVLDGPLNDDNGTLLTTQLIALATQDASADIALWIHSPGGSVPSMLAIRDIIRLIPCDVSTLVLGIAYSAGQFLLSSGTQGKRRALPHARVLMHQGSAGIGGTAVDIELQAGDLRHTRDTVLGLIAEDTGQPVERIFEDSLHDRWYTAQEALDYGFIDAIVQSFDEIAPHDRPRLGFGVTEGVGQ, from the coding sequence ATGAGCGAAGAATCGAAAATTCCACTGTTCGACACGCGGGTGAGACGTCAGCTTTACGAGGGGCGTGTTCTCGTTCTCGACGGCCCCCTTAACGACGACAATGGGACGTTGCTCACCACGCAGTTGATAGCACTCGCCACGCAGGATGCGTCGGCCGATATCGCATTGTGGATTCATTCCCCGGGCGGCTCGGTGCCATCGATGCTTGCGATCCGTGACATCATCCGACTCATTCCCTGTGACGTGTCGACCCTCGTGCTGGGCATCGCCTACAGCGCCGGGCAGTTCCTGTTGTCCTCGGGCACCCAGGGGAAGCGTCGCGCCCTGCCGCACGCGCGTGTCCTGATGCACCAAGGCTCGGCCGGAATCGGCGGCACCGCAGTCGACATCGAACTGCAGGCCGGCGACCTGCGGCATACTCGCGACACGGTGCTCGGCCTTATCGCCGAGGACACGGGTCAGCCCGTGGAGCGCATATTCGAGGATTCTCTGCATGATCGCTGGTACACGGCGCAAGAGGCACTGGACTACGGCTTCATAGACGCGATCGTCCAGAGCTTCGACGAAATCGCGCCACACGATCGCCCACGGCTTGGATTCGGCGTCACCGAAGGAGTCGGCCAGTGA
- a CDS encoding LysR family substrate-binding domain-containing protein, which translates to MTDEETGRMFRLAYVPGVTPAKWVNVWTERMPGVPVTLVAVPAAEAVGLLRNGDADAGFVRLPVDRDGLSVIPLYVETTVVMVPKDHAVTAADEVTIADLADEEVFHPLDDTVEWTARPGLPAFTRPATTADAVELVAAGTGLLLVPLSLARLHHRRDLTYRPVSDAPQSQVALAWPTDATTDLVEDFIGIVRGRTANSSRGRTPASPAKKPAQRQAQKPVQNGSGRRAVPAGRKKKGHRPR; encoded by the coding sequence GTGACCGATGAAGAGACCGGCAGGATGTTCCGACTGGCGTACGTGCCCGGAGTGACACCCGCGAAATGGGTCAACGTCTGGACCGAGAGAATGCCCGGCGTGCCGGTCACCCTGGTCGCGGTTCCCGCCGCCGAGGCGGTGGGACTCCTGCGGAACGGCGACGCCGACGCCGGATTCGTCAGGCTGCCGGTCGACCGGGACGGGCTCAGCGTGATTCCGCTCTACGTGGAGACCACGGTGGTCATGGTGCCCAAGGACCACGCGGTGACCGCCGCCGACGAGGTGACCATCGCCGACCTTGCCGACGAAGAGGTGTTCCATCCTCTGGACGACACCGTCGAGTGGACGGCCCGGCCCGGGCTGCCCGCGTTCACCCGCCCGGCCACAACGGCGGACGCGGTCGAGCTGGTAGCGGCCGGCACCGGGCTCCTCCTGGTTCCGCTGTCGCTGGCACGCCTCCACCACCGCAGGGATCTCACCTACCGGCCGGTGTCGGACGCGCCGCAGTCCCAGGTTGCGCTGGCCTGGCCCACGGACGCGACCACCGATCTGGTGGAGGATTTCATCGGCATCGTCCGCGGCCGGACGGCGAACAGCTCGCGGGGCCGTACCCCCGCCTCCCCTGCGAAGAAACCGGCGCAGCGGCAGGCACAAAAACCCGTACAGAACGGCTCCGGTCGCCGTGCCGTGCCGGCCGGCCGTAAAAAGAAGGGCCACCGACCCCGTTGA
- a CDS encoding DUF4287 domain-containing protein, which translates to MSFQAYLDNIEDKTGLTPREFIALAKERGFDEPSTKADTIVDWLKQDYDLGRGHAMALVHVIKKGPKIDAKHVGGSGSHRDESDTLWLDGKENRP; encoded by the coding sequence ATGTCGTTCCAGGCTTACTTGGACAACATCGAGGACAAGACCGGCCTCACCCCACGTGAGTTCATCGCTCTGGCGAAGGAGCGTGGCTTTGATGAGCCGTCCACGAAGGCGGACACGATCGTCGATTGGCTGAAGCAGGACTACGACCTTGGACGTGGACACGCGATGGCGCTGGTGCACGTGATCAAAAAGGGTCCGAAGATCGACGCCAAGCACGTCGGCGGCTCCGGCTCCCATCGTGATGAGTCCGACACGCTCTGGCTGGACGGCAAGGAGAACAGGCCCTGA
- a CDS encoding fumarylacetoacetate hydrolase family protein, with protein MRLATVMTDAGTTAAALDEAGVWRRLPAADLSALMAAGPIRLDDLAGPLLGAVPVQPLPSPGKVICCGLNYGDHISEMGRELPAHPTLFTKYADTLIGPGEPIELPVGLTVDWEAELAVVVGAALWRADRDGAAAAIAGYTVANDISVRDWQHRTSEWFQGKAWDRSTPIGPVIVTPDEVDVAAGVEVICRVNGAEVQRGSTRTLVFDPADLLAYISTFTVLRPGDVVLTGTPGGVGAGRKPPRYLADGDVVETEIPGIGTLRNVVAFHAGPAH; from the coding sequence ATGCGGCTTGCGACCGTGATGACCGACGCCGGAACGACCGCCGCCGCACTGGACGAGGCCGGTGTCTGGCGTCGGCTGCCTGCCGCGGACCTGTCGGCGCTGATGGCCGCCGGGCCGATCCGCCTCGACGACCTCGCCGGCCCGCTCCTAGGGGCCGTTCCCGTCCAGCCCCTGCCGTCTCCGGGCAAGGTGATCTGCTGCGGCCTGAACTACGGCGACCACATCTCCGAGATGGGACGTGAGCTCCCGGCCCACCCGACCCTGTTCACCAAGTACGCCGACACGCTGATCGGCCCGGGCGAGCCGATCGAGCTGCCGGTCGGCCTCACGGTGGATTGGGAGGCCGAGCTCGCCGTCGTGGTGGGGGCCGCGCTGTGGCGGGCCGACCGCGACGGCGCCGCTGCCGCGATCGCCGGTTACACCGTCGCCAACGACATCTCGGTGCGCGACTGGCAGCACCGCACCAGCGAGTGGTTCCAGGGCAAGGCCTGGGACCGGTCGACGCCGATCGGCCCGGTGATCGTCACCCCCGACGAGGTGGACGTGGCCGCGGGGGTGGAGGTCATCTGCCGGGTCAACGGTGCGGAAGTGCAACGCGGCAGCACCCGCACCCTGGTCTTCGACCCCGCCGACCTGCTCGCCTACATCTCCACCTTCACCGTCCTGCGCCCCGGGGACGTCGTGCTGACCGGTACCCCGGGCGGCGTCGGAGCCGGCCGTAAACCGCCCCGCTACCTCGCCGACGGCGACGTCGTCGAGACCGAGATCCCCGGCATCGGCACGCTACGCAACGTCGTGGCCTTCCACGCCGGTCCCGCTCACTAA
- a CDS encoding nuclear transport factor 2 family protein — MADDVVRHVFQTVDSFDPDEFVRLLAEDATLVFGNAEPTTGRAAIAAGLRAFFSTIGGLRHRIVRNWQVDADIIAETEVTYRRLDGKDVSVVAVSIWRTRDDGLISDYRIFVDLAPVYTV; from the coding sequence ATGGCCGACGATGTGGTCCGACACGTTTTCCAGACGGTCGACTCGTTCGACCCCGACGAGTTCGTGCGGTTGCTGGCCGAGGACGCCACATTGGTGTTCGGCAATGCCGAGCCGACGACGGGACGTGCGGCCATCGCCGCCGGGTTGCGGGCGTTCTTCTCCACCATCGGCGGCCTGCGGCACCGGATCGTCAGGAACTGGCAGGTGGACGCCGACATCATCGCCGAGACCGAGGTGACCTACCGGCGGCTCGACGGCAAGGACGTCAGCGTCGTGGCCGTATCGATCTGGCGCACCCGCGACGACGGTCTGATCTCGGACTACCGCATATTCGTCGACCTCGCACCCGTCTATACGGTCTAG
- a CDS encoding phenylacetate--CoA ligase family protein — translation MAESPYWNPKTETLARDDLRALQFAKLRRLVEWAETRSPFYRRTWAAAGFTADRLKSWDDYQRIPFLTRDEWMANQAELPPYGDLPVTGAAGAIRMHTTSGTSGRTPLRALDSRKDWCWASEMWCYALWGIGIRPADVGYLAFGYGSFIGFWGLHNGLEKIGALTIPGGAQSTTQRVKQIIDFGCTVVATTPTYAFRMAQEARDLGIDLPNSAVRTVVLSGEPAGMIPETKALIEAEWGAKAFDTAGMTEISTIFMFEPADQPGGCHIIEDHFIEKVYHPETLEELPYGEWGERVTTSFGRSIIPLIKYRTADAVVKVPHTTAANGRTFDLYEGGILGRVDDMKLVRGTNVYPRAVEAIVRGFPIEEFQIRIEKVDLRDEVFLAVEPAPTLDDGAWTDLADRLQTELAEAHEGLRFIVERAAPGSLPRFELKAKRLQDLR, via the coding sequence GTGGCTGAGAGCCCGTACTGGAACCCGAAGACGGAGACGCTCGCCCGGGATGACCTGCGCGCCCTGCAGTTCGCAAAGCTGCGGCGCCTCGTCGAGTGGGCCGAGACCCGCAGCCCGTTCTACCGCCGTACCTGGGCGGCGGCCGGGTTCACCGCGGACCGGCTGAAGAGCTGGGACGACTACCAGCGCATCCCGTTCCTCACCCGGGACGAGTGGATGGCGAACCAGGCGGAGCTGCCGCCCTACGGCGACCTGCCGGTGACCGGCGCCGCGGGCGCGATCCGCATGCACACCACGAGCGGCACTTCGGGGCGCACGCCACTGCGGGCGCTCGACAGTCGCAAGGACTGGTGCTGGGCGTCCGAGATGTGGTGCTACGCCCTGTGGGGCATCGGGATCCGACCGGCCGACGTCGGCTACCTGGCCTTCGGATACGGCTCCTTCATCGGTTTCTGGGGGCTGCACAACGGGTTGGAGAAGATCGGGGCGTTGACCATCCCCGGCGGCGCGCAGAGCACCACCCAGCGAGTCAAGCAGATCATCGACTTTGGCTGCACCGTGGTCGCGACCACGCCGACGTACGCGTTCCGGATGGCCCAGGAGGCGCGTGACCTGGGAATCGATCTTCCGAACTCGGCCGTACGCACGGTCGTCCTCTCCGGCGAGCCCGCAGGGATGATCCCCGAGACGAAGGCACTCATCGAAGCCGAATGGGGCGCGAAGGCGTTCGACACCGCGGGGATGACCGAGATCTCAACGATCTTCATGTTCGAACCGGCCGATCAGCCCGGCGGCTGCCACATCATCGAGGACCACTTCATCGAGAAGGTCTACCACCCGGAGACGCTCGAGGAGCTTCCGTACGGGGAGTGGGGTGAGCGCGTCACCACGTCGTTCGGCCGCAGCATCATTCCACTGATCAAGTACCGCACCGCGGACGCGGTGGTGAAGGTGCCTCACACGACCGCCGCCAACGGCCGTACCTTCGACCTCTACGAAGGCGGCATTCTCGGCCGCGTAGACGACATGAAGCTGGTGCGCGGCACCAACGTGTACCCGCGGGCGGTCGAGGCGATAGTCCGGGGCTTCCCGATCGAGGAGTTCCAGATCCGGATCGAGAAAGTCGATCTGCGCGACGAGGTCTTCCTGGCGGTCGAGCCCGCACCGACCCTTGACGACGGGGCGTGGACGGATCTGGCAGACCGGCTGCAGACCGAGCTCGCCGAAGCCCACGAAGGCCTGCGCTTCATCGTCGAGCGCGCGGCCCCCGGCTCACTGCCTCGCTTCGAGCTGAAGGCCAAGCGTCTTCAGGACCTGCGCTGA
- a CDS encoding ClpP family protease: MTTYTIPNVIARNPRGDRIMDVYSHLLTERIVYLGTAIDAGVANALVAQLVFLESDNPDAAIQFYINCEGGDPSAMLAIYDTMRYIRPRVETTCVGQAIAVGAVLLAAGAEGKRAALPHARVILHQPAAQGRGTIPDLILQADEVVRVRADIERILSRHTGQTIETLRADTDHDRVFTATAALEYGLIDQIIEEHSPARG; this comes from the coding sequence GTGACCACGTACACGATCCCCAACGTCATCGCCCGGAATCCTCGTGGCGATCGGATCATGGATGTCTACTCGCACCTGCTCACCGAGCGAATCGTCTATCTGGGCACCGCAATCGATGCGGGCGTTGCGAACGCGCTCGTCGCGCAGCTTGTTTTTCTGGAGTCAGACAACCCCGATGCCGCCATACAGTTTTATATCAACTGCGAAGGGGGGGACCCGAGCGCAATGCTCGCGATATACGACACCATGCGCTATATCCGCCCGCGGGTTGAGACAACCTGCGTTGGACAGGCCATCGCGGTGGGTGCCGTCCTTCTCGCCGCGGGCGCCGAAGGAAAACGTGCCGCTCTCCCGCACGCACGAGTAATCCTGCACCAACCGGCTGCTCAGGGGCGCGGAACGATCCCCGATCTCATCTTGCAGGCCGACGAGGTCGTACGTGTCCGAGCAGACATCGAGCGCATACTGTCACGGCACACGGGCCAGACCATCGAGACCCTACGCGCCGACACCGATCACGATCGCGTGTTCACCGCGACCGCGGCCTTGGAGTACGGGCTCATCGATCAGATCATCGAGGAGCATTCACCGGCTCGTGGATGA
- a CDS encoding serine hydrolase domain-containing protein, with product MPSQRALLPRSTPAASGMSSRAVTALLDRLEAQSVECHSIMVVRRGHVVAEGWWAPYSAERPHLLYSLTKSFTSVAVGLAIADGLLSLDDRVVDVLPDHVPAGISEQGRRLTVHHLLSMTTGHRTDSLAEAWQLEPVDLVKGFLRVPFPEAEGTRHAYDNPTTFILARMVERVMGRGLPELLDERLFTPMGVEHAEWDRVASGAAFGFHGLHLTTEAVAAFGELLLRGGLWGDRRLVPREWVELATRRHIDTLQIEGWSESADYLCGYGYQFWMSRHGYHGDGAFGQLCVVVPSHDLVVAVTGAHTQAQAVLDAIWECLLPGVDHAGSTRDDEILADRLRRLSFVPVPGSAAPERSVKARLDASAEDSALPDGTAVIVDPVDGGWLLRLGSSLDVSVGHGEWRESSPLGRPVVAAGAWQGDTFVAELYVITTPHRVRLMVDAGTGTAVATWSTVPLTGPSLALHLRSPLMTRPDVA from the coding sequence ATGCCTTCTCAACGCGCCCTACTGCCGCGCTCGACACCGGCCGCCTCGGGGATGTCGTCCCGCGCGGTCACCGCGCTGCTGGACCGGCTCGAAGCGCAATCCGTCGAGTGTCACTCCATCATGGTCGTGCGCCGCGGTCACGTCGTCGCCGAAGGCTGGTGGGCGCCCTACTCGGCCGAACGCCCGCACCTGCTCTACTCGCTGACCAAGTCGTTCACCTCGGTCGCCGTGGGGCTCGCGATCGCCGACGGGCTGCTCTCGTTGGACGATCGGGTGGTGGACGTGCTGCCCGACCACGTTCCGGCCGGCATCTCGGAGCAGGGCCGCCGCCTCACCGTTCACCACCTGCTGTCCATGACGACCGGACACCGCACGGACAGCCTCGCCGAGGCCTGGCAACTGGAACCGGTCGACCTGGTGAAGGGCTTCCTGCGCGTACCGTTTCCCGAGGCCGAGGGAACACGGCACGCCTACGACAATCCGACCACCTTCATCCTGGCCCGGATGGTGGAACGGGTCATGGGCCGCGGTCTGCCGGAGCTGCTCGACGAGCGTCTCTTCACGCCGATGGGCGTCGAGCACGCCGAATGGGACCGGGTGGCGAGCGGGGCCGCCTTCGGATTCCACGGGCTGCACCTCACGACCGAGGCCGTCGCCGCCTTCGGTGAACTGCTGCTGCGCGGCGGTCTCTGGGGTGACCGGCGGCTCGTCCCGCGCGAATGGGTGGAGCTCGCGACCAGACGGCACATCGACACCCTGCAGATCGAGGGCTGGTCGGAGAGCGCCGACTACCTTTGCGGTTACGGTTACCAGTTCTGGATGTCGCGTCACGGTTACCACGGTGACGGCGCCTTCGGCCAGCTGTGCGTGGTCGTCCCGTCGCATGATCTCGTGGTCGCCGTGACCGGCGCCCATACGCAGGCACAGGCAGTGCTCGACGCGATATGGGAGTGCCTGCTGCCCGGCGTGGACCACGCGGGAAGCACCCGGGACGACGAGATCCTCGCCGATCGGTTGCGGCGGCTGTCATTCGTGCCGGTTCCGGGTTCGGCCGCCCCGGAGCGTTCCGTCAAGGCGAGACTCGACGCCTCCGCCGAGGATTCGGCTCTGCCCGACGGAACCGCGGTGATCGTCGATCCCGTGGACGGTGGATGGCTCCTGCGGCTCGGGTCCTCCCTCGACGTCTCGGTCGGCCACGGCGAATGGCGGGAAAGTTCGCCGCTCGGCCGCCCTGTCGTCGCGGCCGGCGCCTGGCAGGGCGACACGTTCGTGGCCGAGCTTTACGTCATCACCACCCCGCACCGGGTCCGGCTGATGGTCGACGCCGGCACGGGGACGGCGGTGGCGACGTGGAGCACCGTGCCCCTGACCGGCCCCAGTCTGGCGTTGCATCTGCGGTCACCGCTGATGACACGGCCCGACGTCGCGTAG